gtttattattGCAGACTTTAGACTTTCTGGCCTGAGAATTGTGATCATCTTGGGAGTACTGGCAGTTTTGATGATCCTTAGTTCCTGCTACTTCATCTGTAAATatatccatccttcctttcaACATCTCCACCCACTCCACCTATTCAGAgatgtatattatattattagtatTCATTGTATATAACTACAGTAAATTAATTGAAATTTTGGATAGAAGTACTCACTTGTGTCAAGCTTAATTGATGCAGATTGTAGAGATTGTGTGTGATTCTGCCTGCTTGCACTCCAGATAACTAACATCTCCTCTCTGATGGCCTCGTTCTCCGCAGATAAAAAGTGTGGAGCCTCATTTTTGGGTTTCACAGAGCTTCCTTCATTTTCCAAAGACCCTGTCCCTGTGCTGGTCGTCTACCCCGCCGAGAACGCTGTATTCCAGCAGGCCGTGGTGGCCCTGGCAGAGTTTCTGCAGCGGGACGGTGGCTGTCGCGTCGCCATCGACATGTGGCAGCAGGAGAGGATTGCGGAGCTGGGGCCCATGCGCTGGCTAGCAGAGCAGGCTGACGCTGCACACTGCGTGCTCATTGTGTCCCCGCGGGTAGAAACTGTaagtgttgtttttcttttttggtgttttttttttgcctttgaaATTTTTTGGTTGGAAATGTTATTTTTTCAAATGACCCAGACTCCATTTGGATTGTTTGAAATGGTTTAAATCATAATGTAGTGGCTATTTGTCCCCCAGgtgaagtattaaaaaaaaaacctcaaaagTATCAAACTATAATAAACTGAATCAAATCAAACGGCCACCGAGACACCTAGGGAATTAATTTACGCAGGGTATAACAAAGTCCATTGTCCaggcaaaaaataaagtttcttgAAGTTTATTTCActggcaaacaaacaaaaaaagaacaatagccCTTTGCCGCCTCTCTTGCCCCGGTAAAAAACCATCTGCCCTCTCAGGTGCCTCACCTGTGTCTTCCCAACCCCTACACTCACCCGGTGCACTCCAGCTACCCagtaccttcaaaataaaagcatggttaagtaccaaaataaacttaatcaaTACTAATATCATAAACAAACTAAAGGTGTGTTCCCAGAACTAGACACCAAAAACTAACTAAACACATAATAAACAAGTACATGAACTGTGTCACATTTAAGGGAAGCAGTAGCTTTAAAatatcctatatatatatatatccatataagATGCTGACATTTTAATCTTTTCTTCTCCCAGCCTTCCTCGCGGCTTCGGCCCTCTTCTCCGGACCGAGGCCTTCCAGGGATTTCCATCCCAGCGGCGGCTCATGACCTTTACCTCCTGACTCTTAACATGGTGGCGAGCCACGCAAAGAGCGCCAACAAGCTGTCCAGGTTCAGGGTGGTGCAGCTGAATGAGCGGGACAGCCGGGTTTGCGCGTTGCCTCCAGAACTAAGGGCATGCAAGACTTTTTGGTTGATGAAGGATTTGGACAAACTTTGCAGGACTATTCATGCCCAGAAGCAGGTTGAGAAAAGTATATCCTGCTTGAGGTTTAGATCAGGGCATTACTACGGTAAAAAGAGCACGTTGAAGTTGGGGGAAGCTGTGGAAAGGCAAAGGGGACTACATCCAAGTATCTCAAGAGAGAAGCAACCGCCACTGTTTGAACACATGGGAAGAAAAAACCTGACTAATAAATGTGTTGATGCCACTAATGGTTTGTTTTATGAATAGTTTGCTTTAGACTTCTTAATCTGTTGTTAACCAGCTCAGAATCTGCTAGATGGGAACATTATGCCATTAGAAGCCTCTGTGGGTCTCGTTAATGAGACAATGCAAAGACTGAGGGTTTTAAATTATTGCAGATGTGAGCTGCAACGGCTGCAGTGAAATAGTTCTGTGTATAAGTGAAGAATAGAAAAATCCCAAGAACGGTGGAGATGAGCCAAGCTGACCCTAAATCAGTCCAGACACATACCATACACAGCAGGGTGagactatttaaaaatggtttagtGTTTCAGTTTTACTGAAGAATGAATCCACATGTTCAGTGGCTCTATTGTGTGAGGATGTCTTATGAAACGCACTACTACACTTTTCCCTATatatgttttaaatattttgtggacatgttttattttattaatgcaTTCTATTTTTTTAAACGTGTTTCTTTAATTAATTAACTCAAAACTCAAAAAATGGCATGCAGTGTCAGAATCCGGGTCACTGACTCTAGATAACTTGCTGTTGAAAGTACCTAATaaaccttttactttttttaaactttttgatGAGAATATTTGTTGGATTTGTAAATTTTCTTGTAAAATCAAAACAAGCCAGCATATGTTAAATTGTGCAAACTATAATGTTTAGTTAATTTAATTGTATCATCTAATTATCAAGTTATTCAATTTTTCCGCTCTTCtttgaacttaaaaaaaaactagttaaaacaagaatcattttttgtattgttttacaAAGCTATGATACCTAACTGTGATTTTCTCACTTACCACCCTTGTTGTAAACAGCCTTTTTTGTACGTGTTCGTttaaatgttaataaaataaaaaaatacaatttattaaaataaaaatttgatttcTAGGTTGCTGGCTGAAAATGTTCCGTTGCATTATGTGGAAATCGCATTAGTAGGCATTTGTTATATATTCTTTATTAAATAaacgtgaagaaaaaaaatataaataaaaaataaaaaggacgtTTCTTCTGACCAATAGAAATAGCAGTTTGGCAACACGTGACCAAACACGGAAGTGGCTGCAGGCTTCAACCAACTTTCCGCTTCAGATGTGTTTCTAAAGAGCACAAACGCGCGAAGCAAAAGATCAGGACGTCTTCAAATCTTAGTATTTGCTCTAAAACGGCAATTAATTACAATGACTCAGGCTGAGAAAGAGCAGGACAAcgggaaagagaaagagaaggagcgagagaaggagaaagagaaagagcagCAGCGTGGCGTGAAAAGACCCATCATCCCTGCAACCATCCCTGAACCTCAGCAGGAGGCGAGTAACACTAACATTATCCTCTAAAACTGAGATATGGATGTCTGCAATGTTGCAACCATCCCTGAACCTCAGCAGGAGGCGAGATTCTGATTATCCTGTAAAACTGACAAATAAAATGTCAGTAACATTGAATCTGTAGTTGTTTCTGTGCTTGTTATTTGTTAAATCGTGCACAGAGATCTGCTTAATTTGACCCCAACTGGTCACCAAATGAAACCTGAACACTAGAAACTGAGTTTACTTTACTACATCATGACTACGTGATTAAATAAACAACAGAGAGACAGATAGTAACAGCTAcactaagtaagtaagtaattgAGGGAGAGGTACAAGGCTTTATAGACAGTAGATTGTATTCTGCTTGCAAGGTTTATTTGAATAGAATAGTTGAACTGAATTCATAGTTTAGACAACTGTGTTACACTTTTATGTTGCCACGGGCAGTATTATAACTACtttaaaaaatgatgaagaaatgttTGGACTGGAACATTAACTAGGTAATGGAGATCACTGCCTGACTTATGGGTCTAAATCCGTACTAGACTTTACTGCAAGCTATGTCAAATTATTATGAAATAAGTTAAATGATTACTTCTGGAGGATGTTTTATTCAGATGTATTATTttgaagaagaaataaaagaagaagtgcacagttatgaaaaaaataataataatttgacaGCTAAGTTTTATGGCTTTGAAAAATACtgtaaaaaatacataaataaaatgaaattgttATAATTAATGCTAAGTTTTTGAGCTCAagtagaagagaaaaaaaaactgaaatcacTTGATAAATTGGAATAATAAGCCAAAGCATTACAATTTGCACAATTTATCTCTGTTGACTTTTATGATGATGTTAATTGGTATTGTTTATATTGTTGTGTAATATAATAACATTTTATAAAGCTATGGAAGTACCGTCTTTTACCTGCTTATTTCTTTTAGTATCTAGAAATGTGCAagatttaaaaacttttttttaccaatGCAAATTACAAGATGATTGCACATTTTTTCCCTCATTGTTCAGTGACaccctgttgttgttttttttctctaaataatTATCTGTCACTTGTTAGTCTGTTCGGTGATAATcttgtatttttctttcttttacagcAAATACAGAGCAATTTCGTGGTTGTGATCCACCCTGGTTCAAGAACGCTCCGCATTGGCCGCGCAACAGACAATCTTCCAATTGCGGTCCCTCATGTGATTGCTCGCAGACATAAGCAAAGTGGACAACCGAGATATGAAGACCCGTGGCTGCTGAGAGAAGGCTTAAATGTAAGTAACTCTTCACAAAATACTGTCAGTTCAGCTTGTTTTATTCCATTATTGTTAGAAtaccgtttttttttctcatttccatTAATTTTACTCTCTCCTTCATGTCCAACAGAAACCAGAGAGTAATGAACAGAGGCAGAACGGGCTGAAGATGGTGGACCAGGCCATCTGGTCAAAGAAGATGTCAAACGGTGTGCGAAGGACTCCAGTGTCTGCCGAACAGGTTTGTTTGTGAGAGTGAATCCATGAAGATGATTCTCCAACATTCACAAACAGAAGAAAAGTGATTGATTACTAGGTCAAGGAATAAAGAGATAGTCAAGTGGTGGACatcttaagcttttttttttttgcaatttaaatgGCTATGAGAAACAGGCTTGATGCTTTTTATCTgtttaaatgtatctttttctcTCCGCTTATTGTGCTCATGTTCAGGCAAGAGCATATAACTGTCAGATCCGTCCAGCCGTACTAGACAGCAGCTCCAGGGTAAAGTGGACAAACACAGTCCATCATCCTCCTTATCTGGTGGGAGAGGAGGTCAGTGCATGTATTCAAGCAGAAACATAACGTGTATAAACTCTTTACATTTCCTTAAGTCTTTGTTTACTCGTACCATGTTGCAGGCTGTTTACGTGAATCCATCGGACTGTTACAACATCCACTGGCCTATGGTTAGAGGGCAGCTCAACGTGCATTCTGGTCCCGGAGGCTCTCTGACCGCAGTCTTGGCGGATCTTGAGACGATCTGGGGTCACGTTATTCAGAAGCACCTGGAGATTCCCCTGAAAGATTTGAAGGTTTGTCATAAGAGCGCCAGCTGTaggaaaacacattttaaaaaagaGGACGTGTGACGAAAGGGTACAGCACAGGAGGGAAGGACGCAATGTGGCAAACTGCATCCATGATATACAGGATAAAGACAATTTTGACAGCcggctttggataaaagcacagAGATTCACAAAACTGTCACTTCAAAGAAACTTTTTACAGTGAAAGTAGACAAAAAGAACTACTGCTTTTTAAATCCACCTGTTCTTTTCATGTCAAAGCTTTCCAGTTTATGTCACAATATGTCTTCAAGCTCATGATTTAAGGCCCAGGAAAGTGGGACATTGCCACAACCAGCTTCACGGTCTCAGTGTTCTGTCAGGTTTTCTGTTATTAGATGCATAAATGGACGTCACAGCGAGCTGCAGCCAAGGAACACTGGGCTCGGCTCGCTGCCACATGGAGACATTTTTTACCAGCCGACATAGAAAAGAAAGAGCCCCAGAGTTTAGCACTTCTCCCACTGCTTCCTATCTGATAGTTCCCTTTTGGAGCTCTGCACAAAACATTCAAGTCGAACTACACTGATGATGGAAGTTCTTTCTTGCATTAATGCTTTGACCTTTTTTTGCTTTGGTTGGCAGTATTACAGATGCATTCTGTTGGTTCCTGACATCTCCAACAGACAGCACATCAAGGAAGTTGTAAACATGCTGCTGCTTAATATGGGCTTTTCAGGTactacacacatatatatatatatatatatatatatatatatatatatatatatatatatatatatatatatatatatatatatatatatatatataactgtaCACAAGACTCTTAACATGCACACAAACTGTTTAATGGTTTAGTAGGTTAAAGTAAAATCTTTATCGCTTGTCATCCATTCCATTgcgcacatgtgtgtgtgtgtagcaatCATTGTGCACCAGGAGTCGGTGTGCGCTACATTtggcagtgggttaagcagcgccTGTGTGGTGGATGTTGGTGACCAAAAGACAAGTATCTGCTGTGTTGAGGATGGAGTATCCCATCGGAACTCCAGGTGAGGCTGCTCGTACAAAAAAACCCCAGAGCGCCGTTGTAGATGACTAAAGTGGAAGTTAAacattttgtctcttttttttttatttatttttttacattttttgttttaatcctgCAGGTTGTGTTTGGCGTACGGCGGCTCCGATGTGACCCGCGCTTTCTTCCAGCTCCTGCAGAGGGCAGGATTTCCCTACAGAGACTGTCAGCTGTCCAACAGACTGGACTGTCAGCTGCTGCAGCATCTGAAAGAAACCTTCTGCCATCTAGATCAGGTGTGTGCCAGTGGAGGGGATGTGTCTGGGCTTTTAGTGTTCCACTACACTGATTAATCACTGCTAACTGAAGTTGTGTGCAAGAACTGATGAAGAATTTTACTCCAACTTAAACCATTTCCTTATTATTCTTGTACATTTTTCTCAAAAGGACATATCAGGGTTACAAGATCATGAATTTCAAACACGGTTGCCAGAAGCTCCAGCTCTACTGTATCAGATTAGACTTGGGGATGAAAAATTACAGGTTGgtatgagaatttagaaaaaaaaaaaaaagctattcaAGCTTTTCACATTCAGCCATTTCTGATTTCCATTGTTACCTTCACCTGTGACACTAATGTTTTGAGGCTTTTGTCTGTGCCTCCTCTGTAGGGACCCATGGGCCTTTTCTACCCAGCCACATTTGGCATCGTGGGTCAGAAGATGACATCACTTCAGTACCGTTCCCAAGGCAACTCAGAGGATCCTCACGATGAACACTACCTGCTGGCTACGCAGAGCAAACAGGACCAGGTAAAACACAGTTAGTGCGTTAAAAGAAATGGAACTGATTAAGGCAAATGATATCTGATtctcatttctcttttttttcttcctcaccAGTCTTCCAAATCATCTGCAGACCGAAAGGCTGTTTCCAGACCAGGTGGAGGTTTGGATGGTGACATGAGCAGTCAAGGAGGGATTGGGGAGATGTCGAACCTGCCCCGGGGCTGTGGAGGGGGAGGTGGTGGCAgcggaggaggagcaggaggaggaggaggaggaggaggaggaggggtacAGGGGGAGATGGAGCTGGGCTCTGCCCAGGGAGAGTGTCTGATGGGGGCGGGAGAGACAGAAGAGCCCATGTCTATCCACCTCTCCAGGAAAACTGCCATCATGAGCCAGTTCGAGAGCAAGGCATTGGGGCTAGACAAGGCAATCCTGCACAGCATCGACTGCTGCGGTAAGGAAGTTCATGACAGGAGGAGAGGAGCAAGTAGTAAACACAGCATGATTtagaaaagagaaaatgaaataCTGATGAGAATACTCTTAATCAAGTATATCGTAGTGTCCTAAAACAAGGCAGAAGCAAATGTTGCAGGAGACAAAGTCGGCTGCTTCAGCACTGCTCAGGGTGCCGTTTTAGTTCACTTTGTTTCTTTGTCGACAGCATCGGACGAAACCAAACGTAAAATGtacagctccatcctggttgtGGGAGGAGGACTCATGTTTCCTGGTGCTCAGGAATTTCTGCTTCATCGCATCATCAACAAGATGCCGCCATCCTTCAGAAGACTGGTCGACAACGTGGAAGTTATCACACGCCCAAAGGTAACTCAGGATACAGGCTACATATGAGAATAGTTGGATGTCCCTTCCgttttacataaataaataaacattatcAGGATTCTAAAAGTAAACAAAGAGCCCAGTTATTAAATATAGTCTTCAGTTTATTAAGAACGTGCTCCGGTATTCTACGTCTGTGAGCCCCTTCTGAAGCTACCAGTAGTTGGACAGAAGCATGAAGGAGCTTAGATCTGAATGAGGGCTCTTTGTTTCTGGACTACTTTGTTGGTTGACTCTTTCTGTGTAGGGCGACTGCACacttagggccagtcccaatacacccactacccctacttttcagccctacccctaaattttgcgcgttcccgtgagggtagtggtgtcccaattcctctttgcatgtaggggtaatgggcataacgaggggtagggtgtatgaatctagcccttgagagcgagggatttcagatgctgactcaccgaccgagggctagagaaaatttcccagaatgctttacgtcatcatttgcagactgaatcaaacaaaaaaacatggcgaacatttctcattttcagtgaataaaatcaatattttgagttagtttctgcataaaaatgcgttttgattacatttctagcgagaaacatatattttactttcataatattcactcagtgaatgtacataatcactcgcttgcccgttgttgcaaagttttttcagatctcgccagaataaaggctgatttatggttccgcgttacaccaacgtcgatttaacgcggaaccagctgctgctcccgagccggcggctcttcttatccccgaaaacatcggagcaaatttcttaacaggtgttatttggataaactgagcccaggttggggatcttaacggttacttttatgcctgaaaaaatattaaaacttaataaagtggcgtattaacagcgctacagcggaaattaaaacagcttttagctctcggcttcctgatatggtgtgaccacgtatgtgcaaacgtaactacgcagtcgcttacgtacccgaacgtaaaccacgcagtgacgtagcaagtggtgtcccaatccctagggaagattacaaagccgtacgccttgtggcttcattttgagggctagtggtagtgggtgagggatAGATGTAGTGAGTAGgctgaacattgggattggccctaaatctATCTTTTTACTAAAACTGGCCATGGATTAGTGGAgtccattcttttttttaccttttgtcTACGCTTTAATTTCTCTGTCCTTTGGAAAAATCCTTTATTCATGCCATGATCCATGCTAGATttgtttgacaaaaaaaaaaactcctcacACCTGACTTTAAAAATGCTCCAATATATCAATCTAACAGGCTAACACATAATCATCACTCACAAAAATCCAGTACTTTAAGAATAAAGTATATTATTTAAATCTGATAGTTGTTGGTTATATTTATGCAGATTTACTTAAGTGATCCTCTCATGAAGTGCATGTTTGTATGCTGTAGGATATGGACCCCCAGCTGATAATGTGGAAGGGGGGAGCAGTACTGGCATGCCTGGACACCACGCAGGAGATGTGGATCCACCAGAGGGAGTGGCACCGCTTTGGTGTTCGAATGCTGCGGGAAAGAGCTGCCTTTGTCTGGTGAAGCAAATTAAACGGAACAATTCAAGGGGAGCAGCTGTGCTGTGAGTTCGTTATAACCCAGATGTGACCACCGTCGTCTAACTTTACAGCTTGTTGTCATTATGTAAATAATTCTGcactttgttgttgttcatGACTGTTTGAAACTGTAAATAAACGATGCTTAATAATTATTTATCTGGACACAAAATCACAAATTCTTTAACTTTATTACTTTAGATGATAATTTATTAGCTGGTCTGGGAGTAATGAAATGAGACAATAGTACTAGtaaacttttatttataaagaaataTCTAAAGCAAAGAAATCAATTAATCCAAGAAGATAAGTTTATCAGTGAATAATGTACTTGTGAACttgaagaattaaaaaaaaaaaaaaggaacgcaGGGCGCTGCTGTATCAGCCATTCTGGCCCCCAAATGTGGGAATTCCCAGAGAGGCGTCAGGAAACTGCTTGTAGCAGTGGCAGCTGGGGAAGAGGGGCTTCAGCACTGTGTCTGCAACATCTCTGTGGTCTCAGACACTGTGCACCGCCCACGCCTACACTGGATGTGTAGGCGTTTACCTAGAGAAGTGAAGATGAGACAGCAGTGactatattaatatataaatcTTGGATTATTAAAACAAATTGAGTCATAATTTCATTTTAAAGACTTAGGGGTCAGAACCCCAGCTTGCTAAAACATCATGCAAAGTAAGAAGTCACTGATTTGATGAGAGCGCAGAGCACAAACAAATAAGAGGCTGGACAGCTAAATTAACATACTGCAGTGTAATCAAGGATGTACTAACAACTATAGGTCAGAATTTGGACATAATGTTTTGTTGCAACAATGTACGCCACAAAGTTACCAAGATTACATTCTATtggtaaaaaagaaagaaaatgaactAACATGCAACCTTATTTCCATATTGACTTCACTGTACACATTAATTCATCAAGACTTCATAGGtaaaatgtacaaataaaagcaacaggtttttttttttttttttaatgcattgttcaaaaagaaaaaagaatcctcaccttcctcatcctcctccaccCATTGGGGGAGGAGTGGGACCTGCACCATGGACTATTCTTCCCATTCGTCTTCTACCACCAGGGGGACCAGGAGGGCTGCAAGAGCAAGCAacagtcaaaaataccctgggGAACAGTGGTGACATAACGGCTAATTCCAgctaaaatgaacaagaaggcAGCAAAAGTAGCTCAACTCTTCAGTTCTcagtagaaaaaaaatcactgggttatGAATATTTGTAAAAAGCtagattaaaaatatatataaaacgtACACACTTTGAGATGTGTTTCAAATTTAGCTGcttaaaatgtcaaataaaaaaaaaaaaaaaaaaaaaaaggacccataATGGGCATGTCCTCACAGTGCACACGTGGCAGTACAGATATGACTGCTGGGACTTACCCTCTGCCATCAGTGAAGCGTGATGAAGCGGTGGTCCCGTCCTTTGATAAGTCGGGGTGAATCATTGTCTTAAAACTGGTAGAAAACAAAGAAGGTCAGCGTGGACAGTTGtgtcatacaataaaaaaagaaaagcttgctttttaaaaaataaatacatttaaaaagcaagcttttcttttcattttcagtgTCTGACAGGACACCAACAAATCAAAAAATATTCTGATCCAACTTAAATTGAGATGACCAGAACCAAAACTCTAAACATCAACGTTGTCAGTGATGAATGAGTACTGAAATTATTTTGGCTCTTAAATTGATGTTGCTGTGAACTCTTCTTTCCTCGTTTGACAACTTTCAACACTAAACCACAACTCTACcatataaaatatgtaaaaagtCAGAACTtacaaagtaaaaagtacattaTTAAAAGATTATGCCACTTAGGGAAACATGTTGATTGTTTCTAAACATGACAACCACTCTAAACTGTCTGTTTATGTTAATATTCGTGTGACTTATTGACTTACAAGAGGCTGAAAAATTCAACTGCTGACCAGAAGAGATCAACCAGTAATGAAAGTCTCCATGGTGACTGCGCCCTGCTGTCCAGGACCTGACCTGGAACACAAACAGGTGATGATgagactggaaaaaaaaaatatatatttctcactctctcactctcacacacacacacacacaaacgactgtctcagaaaattagaatattgtgataaagtccttttattttctgtaatgcaattaaaaaaaaaacaaaaatgtcatacattctggattcattacaaatcaactgaaatattgcagcaagccttttattattttaatattgctgattatggtttacagtttaagattcccagaatcttcacattttttgagataggatatttgagttttcttaagctgtaagcaatgatcagcaatattaaaataaaaaaaggcttgcaatatttcagttgatttgtaatgaatccagaatgtatgacatttttgcattacagaaaataaaaggaatttatcacaatattctaattttctgagacagtcttgtgtgtgtatgtacacacacacacacacacacacacacacacacacacacacacac
This is a stretch of genomic DNA from Cololabis saira isolate AMF1-May2022 chromosome 12, fColSai1.1, whole genome shotgun sequence. It encodes these proteins:
- the actr8 gene encoding actin-related protein 8 isoform X2, with the translated sequence MVDQAIWSKKMSNGVRRTPVSAEQARAYNCQIRPAVLDSSSRVKWTNTVHHPPYLVGEEAVYVNPSDCYNIHWPMVRGQLNVHSGPGGSLTAVLADLETIWGHVIQKHLEIPLKDLKYYRCILLVPDISNRQHIKEVVNMLLLNMGFSAIIVHQESVCATFGSGLSSACVVDVGDQKTSICCVEDGVSHRNSRLCLAYGGSDVTRAFFQLLQRAGFPYRDCQLSNRLDCQLLQHLKETFCHLDQDISGLQDHEFQTRLPEAPALLYQIRLGDEKLQGPMGLFYPATFGIVGQKMTSLQYRSQGNSEDPHDEHYLLATQSKQDQSSKSSADRKAVSRPGGGLDGDMSSQGGIGEMSNLPRGCGGGGGGSGGGAGGGGGGGGGGVQGEMELGSAQGECLMGAGETEEPMSIHLSRKTAIMSQFESKALGLDKAILHSIDCCASDETKRKMYSSILVVGGGLMFPGAQEFLLHRIINKMPPSFRRLVDNVEVITRPKDMDPQLIMWKGGAVLACLDTTQEMWIHQREWHRFGVRMLRERAAFVW
- the selenok gene encoding selenoprotein K, yielding MVYVSNGQVLDSRAQSPWRLSLLVDLFWSAVEFFSLFFKTMIHPDLSKDGTTASSRFTDGRGPPGPPGGRRRMGRIVHGAGPTPPPMGGGGUGR
- the LOC133457381 gene encoding interleukin-17 receptor B isoform X2; the protein is MWEFTLIVLYCAATQMTSTEITVDCQEHHFFPNTSIHAPSKVAGLIVDLVTDDEKDVLNISWAINIDASTKNLEGTRIDISGEATLLCKYSPPFAKANLTGLKQEWFHHPVKVSYGSYNIEVSNEPLPPLGSGGTSESKSLVVPRRKQRHVTTMSTTVTTDFRLSGLRIVIILGVLAVLMILSSCYFIYKKCGASFLGFTELPSFSKDPVPVLVVYPAENAVFQQAVVALAEFLQRDGGCRVAIDMWQQERIAELGPMRWLAEQADAAHCVLIVSPRVETPSSRLRPSSPDRGLPGISIPAAAHDLYLLTLNMVASHAKSANKLSRFRVVQLNERDSRVCALPPELRACKTFWLMKDLDKLCRTIHAQKQVEKSISCLRFRSGHYYGKKSTLKLGEAVERQRGLHPSISREKQPPLFEHMGRKNLTNKCVDATNGLFYE
- the actr8 gene encoding actin-related protein 8 isoform X1, which encodes MTQAEKEQDNGKEKEKEREKEKEKEQQRGVKRPIIPATIPEPQQEQIQSNFVVVIHPGSRTLRIGRATDNLPIAVPHVIARRHKQSGQPRYEDPWLLREGLNKPESNEQRQNGLKMVDQAIWSKKMSNGVRRTPVSAEQARAYNCQIRPAVLDSSSRVKWTNTVHHPPYLVGEEAVYVNPSDCYNIHWPMVRGQLNVHSGPGGSLTAVLADLETIWGHVIQKHLEIPLKDLKYYRCILLVPDISNRQHIKEVVNMLLLNMGFSAIIVHQESVCATFGSGLSSACVVDVGDQKTSICCVEDGVSHRNSRLCLAYGGSDVTRAFFQLLQRAGFPYRDCQLSNRLDCQLLQHLKETFCHLDQDISGLQDHEFQTRLPEAPALLYQIRLGDEKLQGPMGLFYPATFGIVGQKMTSLQYRSQGNSEDPHDEHYLLATQSKQDQSSKSSADRKAVSRPGGGLDGDMSSQGGIGEMSNLPRGCGGGGGGSGGGAGGGGGGGGGGVQGEMELGSAQGECLMGAGETEEPMSIHLSRKTAIMSQFESKALGLDKAILHSIDCCASDETKRKMYSSILVVGGGLMFPGAQEFLLHRIINKMPPSFRRLVDNVEVITRPKDMDPQLIMWKGGAVLACLDTTQEMWIHQREWHRFGVRMLRERAAFVW
- the LOC133457381 gene encoding interleukin-17 receptor B isoform X1; amino-acid sequence: MWEFTLIVLYCAATQMTSTEITVDCQEHHFFPNTSIHAPSKVAGLIVDLVTDDEKDVLNISWAINIDASTKNLEGTRIDISGEATLLCKYSPPFAKANLTGLKQEWFHHPVKVSYGSYNIEVSNEPLPPLGSGGTSESKSLVVPRRKQRHVTTMSTTVTTVKTTTETTSEPIPPYFRLSGLRIVIILGVLAVLMILSSCYFIYKKCGASFLGFTELPSFSKDPVPVLVVYPAENAVFQQAVVALAEFLQRDGGCRVAIDMWQQERIAELGPMRWLAEQADAAHCVLIVSPRVETPSSRLRPSSPDRGLPGISIPAAAHDLYLLTLNMVASHAKSANKLSRFRVVQLNERDSRVCALPPELRACKTFWLMKDLDKLCRTIHAQKQVEKSISCLRFRSGHYYGKKSTLKLGEAVERQRGLHPSISREKQPPLFEHMGRKNLTNKCVDATNGLFYE